The Streptomyces tendae genome has a window encoding:
- a CDS encoding cytochrome P450 family protein translates to MPDQSPPSPTSELFSWEFAANPYPAYAWLREHAPVHRTKLPSGVDAWLVTRYADARRTLADNRLSKNPAHHDEGAHAKGRTGIPGERQADLMTHLLNIDPPDHTRLRRLVSKAFTPRRVAEFAPRVQELTDDLIDRFTANGSGTADLIHDFAFPLPIYAICDLLGVPREDQDDFRDWAGMMIRHGGGPRGGVARSVKKMRGYLAELIHRKREALSAEPAPGEDLISGLIRASDHGEHLTENEAAAMAFILLFAGFETTVNLIGNGTYALLTHPGERERLQRALAAGDRGLLETGVEELLRYDGPVELATWRFATEPVVIGGQRVETGDPVLVVLAAADRDPERFDGPDTLDLARRDNQHLGYGHGIHYCLGAPLARLEGQTALATLLTRLPDLRLAADPDDLRWRGGLIMRGLRTLPVEFSPPPTGQG, encoded by the coding sequence CTGACCAGTCACCCCCCTCACCCACCTCCGAGCTGTTCAGCTGGGAGTTCGCCGCCAACCCCTACCCCGCCTACGCCTGGCTCCGCGAACACGCCCCCGTACACAGGACGAAGCTCCCCAGCGGGGTGGACGCCTGGCTGGTCACGCGGTACGCCGACGCCCGCCGGACCCTCGCCGACAACCGTCTGTCGAAGAACCCCGCGCACCACGACGAAGGCGCCCACGCCAAGGGCAGGACCGGCATCCCCGGCGAGCGGCAGGCCGACCTGATGACGCACCTGCTGAACATCGACCCGCCGGACCACACCCGCCTGCGCCGACTGGTCAGCAAGGCGTTCACCCCTCGCCGCGTCGCGGAGTTCGCGCCCCGCGTGCAGGAGCTCACCGACGACCTCATCGACCGCTTCACCGCGAACGGCAGCGGCACCGCCGACCTCATCCACGACTTCGCCTTCCCGCTCCCCATCTACGCCATCTGCGACCTGCTCGGCGTCCCGCGCGAGGACCAGGACGACTTCCGGGACTGGGCGGGCATGATGATCCGTCACGGCGGGGGCCCGCGCGGCGGCGTCGCCCGGTCGGTCAAGAAGATGCGCGGCTACCTCGCCGAGCTGATCCACCGCAAGCGCGAGGCGCTGTCCGCCGAGCCCGCCCCCGGCGAGGACCTCATCTCCGGTCTGATCCGCGCCTCCGACCACGGTGAGCACCTCACCGAGAACGAGGCCGCGGCGATGGCGTTCATCCTGCTGTTCGCCGGATTCGAGACGACCGTGAACCTCATCGGCAACGGCACCTACGCCCTGCTCACCCATCCCGGGGAGCGGGAGCGCCTGCAACGGGCGCTGGCCGCCGGGGACCGCGGGCTGCTGGAGACCGGCGTGGAGGAACTGCTGCGCTACGACGGGCCGGTGGAGCTGGCCACCTGGCGGTTCGCGACCGAGCCGGTGGTCATCGGCGGGCAGCGCGTCGAGACCGGCGACCCGGTCCTCGTCGTCCTGGCCGCGGCCGACCGGGACCCGGAGCGGTTCGACGGCCCGGACACGCTGGACCTGGCCCGGCGCGACAACCAGCACCTGGGGTACGGGCACGGCATCCACTACTGCCTGGGCGCCCCGCTCGCGCGCCTGGAGGGCCAGACCGCGCTCGCCACCCTGCTGACCCGTCTGCCGGACCTGAGGCTCGCGGCGGACCCGGACGACCTGCGCTGGCGCGGCGGCCTCATCATGCGGGGACTGCGCACGCTTCCGGTGGAATTCTCCCCTCCGCCCACGGGGCAGGGGTGA